In Silene latifolia isolate original U9 population chromosome 3, ASM4854445v1, whole genome shotgun sequence, a single window of DNA contains:
- the LOC141649916 gene encoding uncharacterized protein LOC141649916, giving the protein MIGGSRPQRQMNNFRDAIDDCGLKDVPWEGYNFSFDNGQAGEANRQCMLDRALCTAAWTDLFPFARLIYLAREWSDHAPIKLVLNRRDIEEPRPRKFRFEQIWVGAEGCSDAVERGVEKGGGNLVRILQECARELRDWRGLNINCIGKNIGRKLKQVEKLNTGLRTVENVQRRKKLLAEIAELRSKEEQFWRQRSRALWLKDGDKNTKFFHTRASERKRKNHIAKLVDDDGRVREGDDQVAHVANLYFQELFSSSNPTVPVGVLAGLEGRVTEDMNEELRRDYTEEEVIDALNQMHPLKAPVRMG; this is encoded by the coding sequence ATGATAGGAGGTAGTAGGCCTCAGCGACAGATGAACAATTTCCGGGATGCTATTGATGATTGTGGTCTTAAGGATGTACCATGGGAGGGATACAATTTCTCCTTTGATAATGGGCAAGCCGGGGAAGCGAATAGACAGTGCATGCTTGACAGGGCTCTTTGTACGGCTGCTTGGACTGATTTATTCCCTTTCGCTAGACTAATTTATTTGGCTAGGGAATGGTCAGATCACGCGCCCATTAAATTGGTTCTAAATAGAAGGGACATTGAAGAACCAAGACCTCGAAAATTCAGGTTCGAACAGATTTGGGTTGGAGCGGAGGGGTGCAGTGATGCGGTGGAAAGAGGGGTCGAGAAAGGTGGTGGGAATTTGGTACGGATTTTGCAGGAGTGTGCGAGAGAGCTGCGGGACTGGAGGGGCTTGAATATTAACTGTATTGGGAAGAATATAGGGAGGAAGCTTAAGCAAGTGGAAAAATTAAACACGGGGTTGAGGACGGTTGAGAATGTGCAGCGAAGGAAGAAGCTTCTGGCCGAGATAGCTGAGTTGAGAAGCAAAGAAGAGCAATTCTGGAGGCAACGGTCCCGGGCTTTGTGGTTGAAAGACGGCGACAAAAATACAAAGTTCTTTCATACACGTGCCTcggaaaggaaaagaaagaatcATATAGCTAAGCTCGTTGATGATGATGGACGGGTTCGAGAAGGGGATGACCAAGTAGCTCATGTCGCGAATTTATACTTCCAGGAGCTTTTTTCGTCCTCAAATCCCACGGTGCCAGTGGGGGTTTTGGCGGGTTTGGAGGGCAGAGTTACAGAAGACATGAATGAGGAGCTGAGGCGAGATTATACGGAAGAGGAGGTGATCGACGCATTAAACCAGATGCATCCGTTAAAGGCGCCGGTCCGGATGGGATGA